One genomic region from Salvelinus sp. IW2-2015 linkage group LG24, ASM291031v2, whole genome shotgun sequence encodes:
- the LOC111951262 gene encoding RAD51-associated protein 1-like isoform X1, which produces MATFMIRSLKHLSNNIILTIAKEKKTDMERPSRKTKLXNYSDFQDLADDDDFASVKAPPSKKAKESVKEPAQEKSKKXSNKASSQETNSQPIGHKDRKPLDEKLYDRDLEAALTLSLLKTTENQPQRDGENLDPSLGLSNCSVDINLLGLDQITNDRGSPCAHSRQRKAASKATEQQRSMLKDGDEDYNPKGTSDSESDADFSDPAESDDDEFTVKKPEKKNTEEKTAKKEQPKAKPKEEKQPSKTKPHLTGTSSLKTPTLGRSPTAKPASVPKRSPGTSPVSRXAVSGSPAGGRIPKWNPPGHVGRSPCSSQSAPVKSPGQGLRLGLSRLVRDAWCCSVASH; this is translated from the exons ATGGCTACTTTTATGATACGATCATTAAAACATTTGAGCAATAATATAATTTTGACCATCGCTAAAGAAAAGAAAACTGATATGGAGCGACCATCGAG GAAGACAAAGCTTGYAAATTATTCAGATTTCCAGGACTTGGCTGATG ATGATGATTTTGCCTCTGTGAAAGCACCACCCAGCAAAAAAGCCAAGGAGAGTGTGAAAGAGCCAGCGCAGGAGAAGAGCAAGAAACYTTCAAACAAGGCCTCCAGTCAAGAGACTAACTCACAGCCCATAGGCCACAAGGACAG GAAACCATTGGATGAGAAGCTGTATGACAGAGATTTGGAAGCAGCTCTTACTCTGTCGTTGCTTAAAACCACAG AGAATCAACCACAAAGAGATGGTGAAAATCTGGATCCATCATTAGGCCTTTCCAACTGCAGTGTGGACATCAACCTTTTGG GCCTTGACCAGATCACGAATGATCGGGGATCCCCTTGCGCCCACTCCAGACAGAGGAAGGCAGCCTCCAAGGCTACAGAGCAGCAAAGGAGCATGCTGAAGGATGGCGATGAGGACTACAATCCCAAAGGGACATCAG ATTCAGAGAGTGATGCTGATTTCAGTGATCCAGCTGAAAGTGATGATGATGAGTTCACAGTAAAGAAAccagagaaaaagaacacagaagagAAGACAGCCAAGAAGGAGCAACCAAAAGCTAAACCAAAGGAAGAAAAGCAGCCTTCAAAAACAAAACCACATTTGACAG GGACTTCCAGTCTAAAAACTCCCACCTTAGGTAGAAGTCCAACTGCCAAGCCAGCCTCTGTGCCCAAGAGGTCTCCTGGCACTTCTCCTGTCTCCAGAYCTGCAGTCTCTGGCAGTCCAGCGGGGGGCAGAATACCCAAGTGGAATCCTCCAG GTCACGTTGGAAGAAGTCCCTGCTCATCACAGAGTGCCCCAGTGAAGTCTCCAGGGCAGGGTCTAAGACTTGGACTGTCTCGCCTGGTGCGGGATGCATGGTGCTGCAGTGTTGCTAGTCACTGA
- the LOC111951262 gene encoding RAD51-associated protein 1-like isoform X2: MATFMIRSLKHLSNNIILTIAKEKKTDMERPSRKTKLXNYSDFQDLADDDDFASVKAPPSKKAKESVKEPAQEKSKKXSNKASSQETNSQPIGHKDRKPLDEKLYDRDLEAALTLSLLKTTEINEEQCSYNPGLDQITNDRGSPCAHSRQRKAASKATEQQRSMLKDGDEDYNPKGTSDSESDADFSDPAESDDDEFTVKKPEKKNTEEKTAKKEQPKAKPKEEKQPSKTKPHLTGTSSLKTPTLGRSPTAKPASVPKRSPGTSPVSRXAVSGSPAGGRIPKWNPPGHVGRSPCSSQSAPVKSPGQGLRLGLSRLVRDAWCCSVASH; encoded by the exons ATGGCTACTTTTATGATACGATCATTAAAACATTTGAGCAATAATATAATTTTGACCATCGCTAAAGAAAAGAAAACTGATATGGAGCGACCATCGAG GAAGACAAAGCTTGYAAATTATTCAGATTTCCAGGACTTGGCTGATG ATGATGATTTTGCCTCTGTGAAAGCACCACCCAGCAAAAAAGCCAAGGAGAGTGTGAAAGAGCCAGCGCAGGAGAAGAGCAAGAAACYTTCAAACAAGGCCTCCAGTCAAGAGACTAACTCACAGCCCATAGGCCACAAGGACAG GAAACCATTGGATGAGAAGCTGTATGACAGAGATTTGGAAGCAGCTCTTACTCTGTCGTTGCTTAAAACCACAGAGATAAATGAGGAACAATGTTCTTATAATCCAG GCCTTGACCAGATCACGAATGATCGGGGATCCCCTTGCGCCCACTCCAGACAGAGGAAGGCAGCCTCCAAGGCTACAGAGCAGCAAAGGAGCATGCTGAAGGATGGCGATGAGGACTACAATCCCAAAGGGACATCAG ATTCAGAGAGTGATGCTGATTTCAGTGATCCAGCTGAAAGTGATGATGATGAGTTCACAGTAAAGAAAccagagaaaaagaacacagaagagAAGACAGCCAAGAAGGAGCAACCAAAAGCTAAACCAAAGGAAGAAAAGCAGCCTTCAAAAACAAAACCACATTTGACAG GGACTTCCAGTCTAAAAACTCCCACCTTAGGTAGAAGTCCAACTGCCAAGCCAGCCTCTGTGCCCAAGAGGTCTCCTGGCACTTCTCCTGTCTCCAGAYCTGCAGTCTCTGGCAGTCCAGCGGGGGGCAGAATACCCAAGTGGAATCCTCCAG GTCACGTTGGAAGAAGTCCCTGCTCATCACAGAGTGCCCCAGTGAAGTCTCCAGGGCAGGGTCTAAGACTTGGACTGTCTCGCCTGGTGCGGGATGCATGGTGCTGCAGTGTTGCTAGTCACTGA